In the genome of Streptococcus oralis, one region contains:
- a CDS encoding ABC transporter ATP-binding protein, giving the protein MRRQTANQTLTRLAKDLVNHPFLLFLAFLGTIAQVALSIYLPILIGQVIDQVLVAGSSPVFWQIFIQMILVVIGNTLVQWVNPLLYNRLIFSYTRDLRERIIHKLHRLPIAFVDRQGSGEMVSRVTTDIEQLAAGLTMIFNQFFIGVLMILVSILAMLQIHLLMTLLVLLLTPLSMVISRFIAKKSYHLFQKQTETRGIQTQLIEESLSQQTIIQSFNAQTEFIQRLHEANTNYASYSQSAIFYSSTVNPSTRFVNALIYALLAGVGAYRIMMGSTLTIGRLVTFLNYVQQYTKPFNDISSVLAELQSALACAERVYAVLESPEVVETGKEILTSDQVQGAISFKHVSFGYNPERILIKDLSIDIPAGSKVAIVGPTGAGKSTLINLLMRFYPINSGDILLDGQSIYDYTRASLRQQFGMVLQETWLKQGTIHDNIAFGNPDASREQVIAAAKAANADFFIQQLPQGYDTKLENAGESLSVGQAQLLTIARVFLAIPKILILDEATSSIDTRTEVLVQDAFAKLMKGRTSFIIAHRLSTIQDADLILVLVDGDIVEHGNHQNLMARKGKYYQMQKAAAFSSE; this is encoded by the coding sequence ATGAGAAGACAAACTGCAAACCAGACGCTCACGCGTTTGGCTAAAGACCTTGTAAACCATCCTTTCCTCCTTTTCCTAGCCTTTCTAGGAACCATTGCTCAGGTTGCCTTATCGATCTACCTACCTATTCTGATTGGGCAGGTCATTGACCAGGTCCTAGTGGCTGGCTCTTCACCAGTTTTTTGGCAGATTTTCATTCAGATGATTTTGGTGGTCATAGGAAATACTCTGGTACAATGGGTAAATCCTCTTCTCTATAATCGCCTAATCTTCTCTTATACCAGAGACTTGCGAGAGCGAATCATCCATAAGCTCCATCGTTTACCGATTGCTTTTGTGGATCGGCAAGGCAGTGGGGAGATGGTCAGTCGTGTAACCACGGACATCGAACAGTTGGCAGCTGGCTTGACTATGATTTTTAACCAATTTTTCATTGGCGTCTTGATGATTTTGGTTAGTATTTTAGCCATGCTCCAAATTCATCTCCTCATGACCCTCTTGGTCTTGCTGTTGACGCCCCTATCCATGGTGATTTCACGCTTTATTGCCAAGAAATCCTATCATCTCTTCCAGAAGCAAACAGAGACAAGGGGGATTCAGACTCAGTTGATTGAAGAATCGCTTAGCCAGCAGACTATTATCCAGTCCTTCAATGCTCAAACAGAGTTTATCCAAAGACTGCATGAGGCGAATACCAACTACGCAAGTTATTCTCAGTCAGCCATCTTTTATTCTTCAACGGTTAATCCTTCGACTCGCTTTGTGAATGCACTCATCTATGCTCTTCTTGCTGGAGTAGGAGCTTATCGTATCATGATGGGATCCACCTTGACCATCGGACGTTTAGTGACTTTTTTGAACTATGTCCAACAGTACACCAAGCCCTTTAATGATATTTCTTCAGTTCTAGCCGAGTTGCAAAGTGCTCTCGCCTGCGCAGAGCGTGTCTATGCTGTCTTAGAAAGTCCTGAGGTTGTTGAAACAGGTAAGGAAATCTTGACCAGTGACCAAGTACAGGGAGCCATTTCCTTTAAGCATGTTTCTTTTGGCTACAATCCTGAAAGGATCTTGATTAAGGATTTGTCTATCGATATCCCAGCTGGTAGCAAGGTAGCCATCGTTGGTCCGACAGGTGCTGGTAAGTCAACTCTCATCAATCTCCTCATGCGTTTTTATCCTATTAACTCGGGAGATATCTTGTTAGATGGGCAATCCATTTATGATTATACCCGAGCATCATTGAGACAGCAGTTTGGAATGGTGCTCCAAGAAACCTGGCTCAAGCAAGGAACTATTCATGATAATATTGCCTTTGGAAATCCTGATGCCAGTCGGGAACAAGTGATTGCTGCTGCAAAAGCAGCTAACGCAGACTTTTTCATCCAACAGTTGCCACAGGGATACGATACCAAGTTGGAAAATGCAGGAGAATCTCTCTCTGTTGGTCAAGCCCAGCTCTTGACCATCGCCCGAGTCTTTCTAGCTATTCCCAAGATTCTTATCTTAGATGAGGCGACTTCCTCCATCGATACACGGACAGAGGTACTAGTTCAGGATGCCTTTGCCAAACTGATGAAGGGGCGCACAAGCTTTATCATTGCTCACCGTTTGTCAACCATTCAGGATGCGGATTTGATTCTTGTCTTGGTAGATGGTGATATTGTGGAGCATGGCAATCATCAGAACCTCATGGCAAGAAAGGGTAAGTATTACCAAATGCAAAAAGCAGCAGCTTTTAGTTCCGAATAA
- a CDS encoding TRZ/ATZ family protein — protein sequence MKVYQHVNIVTCDQDFHVYLDDILAVKDSQIVYVGQEKQEILEQAEQIIDYQGAWIMPGLVNCHTHSAMTGLRGIRDDSNLHEWLNDYIWPAEAEFTPDMTTNAVKEALTEMLQSGTTTFNDMYNPNGVDIERIYQAVKASKMRCYFSPTLFSSEAETADETIARTRAIIEEILGYDNPNFKVMVAPHSPYSCSKDLLQASLEMAKELNIPIHIHVAETKEESGIILKRYGKRPLAFLEELGYLDHPSIFAHGVELNEREIERLATSQVAIAHNPISNLKLASGIAPIIQLQKSGVAVGIATDSVASNNNLDMFEEGRTAALLQKMKGEDASQFPIEIALKALTIEGAKVLGMEDQIGSLEVGKQADFLVVQPKGKIHLQPEENMLSHLVYAVKSSDVDDVYIAGQQVVKQGKILTVEI from the coding sequence ATGAAAGTCTATCAGCATGTAAATATCGTGACTTGTGACCAAGATTTCCATGTTTATTTGGATGATATCTTAGCTGTTAAGGATTCCCAAATCGTCTATGTTGGTCAAGAGAAGCAAGAAATTTTAGAGCAAGCTGAGCAGATTATAGACTATCAGGGAGCCTGGATAATGCCTGGTTTGGTCAATTGCCACACCCATTCTGCCATGACAGGCTTGCGAGGGATTCGGGATGACAGCAATCTCCACGAATGGCTCAATGACTATATCTGGCCAGCAGAAGCTGAGTTTACTCCCGACATGACTACCAATGCAGTCAAAGAGGCTCTGACGGAGATGCTCCAGTCAGGGACAACAACCTTCAACGATATGTATAATCCCAATGGTGTGGATATTGAGAGAATTTATCAGGCAGTGAAAGCTTCCAAGATGCGTTGTTATTTCTCACCGACCCTCTTTTCTTCAGAGGCAGAAACAGCTGATGAGACAATTGCTAGAACACGAGCCATCATAGAGGAAATCTTAGGATATGATAATCCAAATTTCAAGGTTATGGTAGCCCCTCACTCTCCTTATAGTTGTAGTAAAGACTTGTTGCAAGCGAGTTTAGAAATGGCGAAAGAGCTAAATATTCCTATCCATATCCATGTGGCGGAGACCAAGGAAGAGTCAGGAATTATCCTGAAACGATACGGCAAACGCCCCCTCGCCTTTCTAGAAGAACTGGGTTACTTAGATCATCCGTCTATTTTTGCTCATGGGGTCGAACTAAACGAGCGAGAAATTGAACGCTTGGCAACCTCTCAAGTGGCTATCGCCCATAATCCCATTAGTAATCTCAAATTGGCCTCAGGGATTGCTCCCATCATCCAACTGCAAAAATCAGGAGTAGCAGTGGGAATTGCGACAGACTCGGTTGCTTCTAATAACAACCTAGATATGTTTGAGGAAGGACGGACTGCAGCCCTCCTTCAGAAGATGAAGGGTGAAGATGCCAGTCAATTCCCTATCGAGATAGCCCTTAAGGCTTTGACCATTGAAGGTGCTAAGGTTCTTGGAATGGAAGATCAGATAGGAAGTCTGGAAGTTGGCAAGCAAGCAGATTTTCTCGTTGTTCAACCTAAAGGAAAAATCCATCTTCAACCAGAGGAAAATATGCTCTCTCACCTCGTTTATGCAGTTAAATCCAGTGATGTTGACGATGTCTATATTGCAGGACAGCAGGTTGTTAAGCAAGGCAAAATTTTGACGGTAGAGATTTAA
- the rplJ gene encoding 50S ribosomal protein L10 — protein MSEAIIAKKAELVDVVAEKMKAAASIVVVDARGLTVEQDTVLRRELRGSEVEYKVIKNSILRRAAEKAGLEDLASVFVGPSAVAFSNEDVIAPAKILNDFAKNADALEIKGGAIEGAVASKEEIVALATLPNREGLLSMLLSVLQAPVRNVALAVKAVADNKEDAA, from the coding sequence ATGAGTGAAGCAATTATTGCTAAAAAAGCGGAACTAGTTGACGTAGTAGCTGAAAAAATGAAAGCTGCTGCATCTATCGTCGTTGTTGACGCTCGTGGTTTGACAGTTGAGCAAGATACAGTTCTTCGTCGTGAGCTTCGTGGAAGCGAAGTTGAGTATAAAGTCATTAAAAACTCAATCTTGCGTCGTGCAGCTGAAAAAGCTGGTCTTGAAGATCTTGCATCAGTATTTGTTGGACCATCTGCAGTAGCATTTTCTAACGAAGATGTTATCGCACCAGCGAAAATCTTGAACGATTTTGCTAAAAACGCTGACGCACTTGAAATCAAAGGTGGTGCAATCGAAGGCGCTGTCGCATCTAAAGAAGAAATCGTTGCTCTTGCAACTCTTCCAAACCGCGAAGGACTTCTTTCTATGCTCCTTTCTGTACTTCAAGCGCCAGTGCGCAACGTTGCTCTTGCAGTCAAAGCGGTTGCAGACAACAAAGAAGACGCAGCTTAA
- the rplL gene encoding 50S ribosomal protein L7/L12 produces MALNIENIIAEIKEASILELNDLVKAIEEEFGVTAAAPVAVAAAGGAEEAAKDSFDVELTAAGDKKVGVIKVVREITGLGLKEAKELVDGAPGVIKEGVAAAEAEEIKAKLEEAGASVTLK; encoded by the coding sequence ATGGCATTGAACATTGAAAACATTATTGCTGAAATTAAAGAAGCTTCAATCCTTGAATTGAACGACCTTGTAAAAGCTATCGAAGAAGAATTTGGTGTAACTGCGGCTGCTCCTGTAGCTGTAGCTGCTGCTGGTGGCGCTGAAGAAGCTGCTAAAGATTCATTTGACGTTGAATTGACAGCTGCAGGCGACAAGAAAGTCGGCGTTATCAAAGTTGTACGTGAAATCACAGGTCTTGGTCTTAAAGAAGCTAAAGAACTTGTTGATGGTGCACCAGGTGTCATCAAAGAAGGCGTTGCAGCAGCAGAAGCTGAAGAAATCAAAGCTAAATTGGAAGAAGCTGGAGCTTCAGTTACTCTTAAATAA